A region of [Bacteroides] pectinophilus DNA encodes the following proteins:
- a CDS encoding MobA/MobL family protein — protein MAIFHYTIKIVGRSKGKSVISASAYLNGDVMKNEETGRISYYTSKKEVVYTSLMMCENAPPEWQIVPEENIKRFQKSVRYKRSEDKEAALEKFKITFQKQRLWNEVLKIEKSADAQLGRSFEFALPKEWSRQEQIQYTADYIKKTFVDKGMCADWSIHDKGDGNPHVHLLLTMRPFNPDHSWGKKEVKDWDFVRDKSGNIVIDESHPNWWQDKKNPDRHGIRIPVLDENGIQKIGARNRLQWKRVLTDATGWNNPKNCELWRSEWAKVCNEHLPLHNQVDHRSYEKQGKLQIPTIHEGADARKIEQKFLAGQEIKGSWKVAENQIIKQQNTLLQKILDTFGKVSGALSLWKERLNDIRRKPGNYTLNGVHDWANRRTADLNGRNASGNAEPGHPTLSYAGTESEIAKIKQRVIRAAQHFAKYRGTTFQDGRTENEDRTFGKRKSAMADIGTEAEQRKQFITETEHRIAELEQQVEKGRDIDERIQRIKERRTVGRTSALDRGDTRRVGTERPAYRGTEDAAQRISDLEREIKQREQSREYSSIKERLEAGRQSIAEREREAAKRKRHDRGMSR, from the coding sequence ATGGCGATTTTTCATTACACAATCAAAATAGTCGGACGAAGTAAAGGGAAATCTGTTATCTCCGCTTCCGCATATCTCAATGGGGATGTGATGAAAAACGAGGAAACCGGGCGAATCAGTTATTACACTTCTAAAAAAGAAGTGGTCTACACCAGTCTGATGATGTGCGAAAACGCACCTCCTGAATGGCAGATAGTACCAGAAGAAAATATAAAACGCTTTCAAAAATCTGTCCGATACAAAAGGTCAGAAGATAAAGAAGCTGCTTTAGAAAAATTTAAAATCACATTTCAGAAACAACGGTTATGGAATGAGGTATTGAAGATTGAAAAAAGTGCAGATGCCCAACTTGGCAGGTCATTTGAATTTGCCCTCCCCAAAGAATGGAGCAGACAGGAACAGATTCAATATACAGCCGACTATATCAAAAAAACATTTGTGGATAAGGGAATGTGTGCTGATTGGAGTATCCACGACAAAGGGGATGGCAATCCTCATGTCCATCTGCTTCTGACAATGCGCCCTTTTAACCCGGATCATTCTTGGGGGAAGAAAGAAGTCAAAGATTGGGATTTTGTCAGAGATAAAAGCGGAAATATCGTGATTGATGAATCCCATCCGAACTGGTGGCAGGATAAGAAAAACCCTGACCGTCATGGAATCCGTATCCCTGTATTAGATGAAAACGGAATCCAGAAGATTGGTGCAAGAAACCGCCTGCAATGGAAACGGGTACTGACCGATGCTACGGGATGGAACAATCCAAAAAACTGTGAACTGTGGCGGAGCGAGTGGGCAAAGGTGTGTAATGAACATCTGCCTTTGCATAATCAGGTCGATCACCGTTCTTACGAAAAGCAGGGAAAACTCCAGATTCCTACCATCCATGAAGGTGCTGACGCAAGAAAGATTGAACAAAAGTTTCTTGCCGGGCAGGAAATAAAAGGTTCGTGGAAAGTAGCGGAAAATCAAATCATAAAACAACAAAACACGTTATTGCAAAAGATACTGGACACCTTTGGGAAAGTATCAGGTGCATTATCATTATGGAAGGAGCGATTAAATGACATTAGAAGAAAGCCGGGAAATTATACCCTTAATGGAGTCCATGATTGGGCAAATCGAAGAACAGCAGACCTTAATGGCAGAAATGCTTCTGGAAATGCAGAACCGGGACACCCAACTCTCTCTTATGCAGGAACAGAATCAGAAATTGCAAAAATTAAACAGCGAGTTATCCGAGCTGCTCAACATTTTGCCAAATACCGAGGAACTACTTTCCAAGATGGAAGAACAGAAAACGAAGATAGAACTTTTGGAAAACGAAAATCAGCAATGGCAGATATTGGCACAGAAGCTGAACAGCGAAAACAGTTTATTACTGAAACAGAACACCGAATTGCTGAACTGGAACAGCAGGTAGAGAAAGGACGTGATATAGATGAACGAATCCAGAGAATTAAAGAACGCCGAACAGTTGGAAGAACTTCTGCTCTTGACCGAGGAGATACAAGAAGAGTTGGAACAGAAAGACCAGCTTATCGTGGAACTGAAG
- a CDS encoding DUF3847 domain-containing protein — MAKSTKSYEERMLEMEKKEQESLEKAKRYAAQKKELLKRKKAEESKKRTHRLCQVGGAVESVLGAPIEEEDIPKLIGFLKKQEANGKFFSKAMQKETHTDMEEV; from the coding sequence ATGGCAAAATCAACAAAAAGTTATGAAGAACGAATGCTTGAAATGGAAAAGAAGGAACAGGAAAGCCTTGAAAAAGCAAAACGATATGCAGCACAGAAGAAAGAACTTCTGAAACGAAAGAAAGCCGAAGAAAGTAAAAAACGAACCCATAGGCTCTGTCAGGTTGGCGGTGCGGTGGAATCCGTTCTCGGTGCGCCTATCGAGGAAGAGGACATCCCAAAGCTGATTGGTTTTCTGAAAAAGCAGGAAGCCAATGGGAAATTTTTTTCAAAGGCAATGCAGAAAGAAACACATACCGATATGGAGGAAGTGTAA
- a CDS encoding helix-turn-helix domain-containing protein, protein MTQRKIALSIEEAADYTGIGRNTLRQLVEWKKLPVLKVGRKVLIKTDILEMFMEANEGRDLRDRGNVKAVTRTAAN, encoded by the coding sequence ATGACGCAAAGAAAAATTGCATTATCCATCGAAGAAGCTGCTGACTATACGGGAATCGGCAGAAACACCTTAAGACAGCTTGTAGAATGGAAGAAACTTCCAGTATTAAAGGTTGGTCGCAAAGTCCTGATTAAAACCGATATTCTGGAAATGTTTATGGAAGCGAATGAAGGTCGTGATTTGAGGGATAGAGGAAATGTAAAAGCCGTAACAAGAACTGCGGCAAATTAA
- a CDS encoding helix-turn-helix domain-containing protein: MKDKELRKLIGSRVKQRRLELNLTQPYVAEKMGVTASTILRYENGSIDNTKKMVLEGLSEALHVSVEWLKGETDEYETDITDKRELQIRDAMGDILEQLPLALTKEEDAFSKDLLLLMLKQYGLFLDSFQFACKNFKGNAGQTDIAKTIGFESNDEYNEIMFLREITHTINAFNEMADVVRLYSKKPKTAEQRLANLLSEVLYEDSESV; encoded by the coding sequence ATGAAAGATAAAGAACTACGCAAGCTGATAGGCAGCAGAGTAAAACAGCGCCGTCTGGAATTGAATCTGACACAGCCTTATGTCGCAGAAAAGATGGGTGTTACCGCTTCTACAATCCTGCGTTATGAGAATGGTTCGATTGACAATACGAAAAAAATGGTGCTGGAAGGTCTTTCGGAAGCACTCCATGTATCTGTGGAATGGCTCAAAGGGGAAACAGATGAATATGAAACCGACATTACGGATAAGAGAGAGTTACAGATTCGTGATGCGATGGGAGATATTCTGGAACAGTTACCGCTTGCCCTTACCAAAGAAGAAGATGCTTTTTCAAAAGATTTATTACTGCTGATGTTAAAACAATATGGTCTGTTTTTGGATTCCTTCCAGTTCGCCTGCAAAAACTTCAAGGGGAATGCTGGTCAGACGGATATTGCCAAAACAATAGGGTTTGAATCGAATGATGAATATAATGAGATTATGTTCTTAAGGGAAATCACTCACACCATCAATGCTTTTAATGAGATGGCAGACGTTGTAAGGCTCTATTCCAAGAAACCAAAAACAGCAGAACAAAGGCTTGCAAATCTTTTATCAGAAGTCTTATACGAAGATTCCGAATCGGTATAG
- a CDS encoding site-specific integrase, translating into MAKGSVRKKGKKWYYRFYVEDASGNLVQKECVGTESKSETEKLLRQAMDDYEKKKFVAKAENLTVGQLLDVWAEEELKTGTLSNGTVENYLGTIRNIKKHPLAERKLKNVTSEHLQSFFDLLSFGGVHPDGKERKGYSKDYIHSFSAVMQQSFRFAVFPKQYITFNPMQYIKLRYQTDEVDLFSDEDMDGNVQPISREDYERLLAYLQKKNPAAILPIQIAYYAGLRIGEACGLAWQDVNLEEQCLTIRRSIRYDGSKRKYIIGPTKRKKVRVVDFGDTLVEIFRNARKEQLKNRMQYGELYHTNYYKEVKEKNRVYYEYYCLDRTEEVPTDYKEISFVCLRPDGCLELPTTLGTVCRKVAKTLEGFEGFHFHQLRHTYTSNLLANGAAPKDVQELLGHSDVSTTMNVYAHSTRDAKRKSVRLLDKVVGND; encoded by the coding sequence ATGGCAAAAGGATCTGTAAGAAAAAAAGGAAAGAAATGGTACTACCGCTTCTATGTAGAGGACGCAAGCGGCAATCTTGTTCAGAAAGAATGCGTTGGAACAGAAAGCAAAAGTGAAACTGAAAAGCTGCTCCGTCAGGCAATGGATGATTATGAGAAAAAGAAATTTGTTGCCAAAGCGGAAAATCTCACAGTCGGACAGCTTTTGGATGTGTGGGCAGAGGAGGAATTAAAAACAGGTACGCTCAGCAATGGTACGGTGGAGAATTACCTCGGAACAATCCGAAATATCAAGAAACACCCATTGGCAGAACGGAAACTGAAAAATGTAACCTCTGAACATTTGCAATCCTTCTTCGATTTGCTTTCCTTCGGGGGAGTTCATCCCGACGGAAAAGAGAGAAAGGGTTACAGCAAAGATTATATCCATTCTTTTTCCGCAGTCATGCAGCAGTCCTTCCGTTTTGCAGTATTTCCAAAGCAGTATATTACGTTCAATCCCATGCAGTATATTAAACTGCGGTATCAGACGGATGAAGTGGATTTGTTTTCCGATGAGGATATGGACGGAAATGTCCAACCAATTTCACGAGAAGATTATGAAAGATTGCTTGCTTATCTGCAAAAAAAGAACCCAGCCGCAATACTTCCAATCCAGATAGCCTATTATGCCGGGCTTCGTATTGGAGAAGCCTGCGGTTTGGCATGGCAGGACGTAAATCTGGAAGAACAATGCCTTACCATAAGACGCAGCATCCGATATGATGGCTCAAAGCGCAAATATATCATCGGACCAACCAAGCGGAAAAAAGTAAGGGTTGTTGATTTTGGAGATACACTGGTAGAGATTTTCCGTAATGCCCGGAAAGAGCAGTTAAAAAATCGAATGCAGTACGGAGAACTTTATCACACGAACTACTACAAAGAGGTCAAAGAGAAAAACAGAGTGTACTACGAATATTATTGTTTAGACAGAACAGAGGAAGTCCCGACAGATTATAAAGAAATTTCTTTCGTCTGTTTAAGACCGGATGGTTGTTTGGAACTTCCAACTACTTTGGGGACTGTTTGCAGAAAGGTGGCAAAAACATTAGAGGGATTTGAAGGCTTTCATTTCCACCAGTTACGTCACACCTATACAAGCAACCTTTTAGCAAATGGAGCTGCCCCAAAAGATGTGCAGGAATTGTTGGGACACTCAGATGTCAGTACCACAATGAACGTCTATGCTCACTCCACAAGAGATGCGAAACGAAAATCAGTTCGGCTTCTTGATAAAGTGGTGGGCAATGACTAA
- a CDS encoding sodium ion-translocating decarboxylase subunit beta, which translates to MEQKSKNGVSIIGGADGPTSVFIAGHSKKHPLKLRIKNSIYRYKRKKVEKTIVANPHSLSETVRYAKEKYGLTETASVDREYIEQIKCLKESLILQHEPELLGEMKDIPLPDYFNEASVKEYLSKIKTRSEMIAEMPDSVIPMDFHLYKIEINDNFLTMEIDYTWNIFGMSYSGNKAVMKKFKKIARDLYGYYGVTEEDIVNKTERYSSLVTSLSS; encoded by the coding sequence ATGGAACAAAAGAGTAAAAATGGGGTTTCAATCATAGGTGGTGCAGATGGTCCTACAAGCGTTTTTATAGCTGGACATTCAAAAAAACACCCATTAAAGCTTAGGATTAAAAATAGCATATATAGATATAAGAGAAAAAAAGTAGAGAAGACAATAGTGGCAAATCCGCATTCACTTTCTGAAACAGTGCGGTATGCAAAAGAAAAATACGGATTGACAGAAACTGCTTCAGTCGATAGAGAATATATTGAACAAATAAAATGCCTAAAAGAAAGTTTGATTTTGCAACATGAACCAGAACTTTTGGGAGAAATGAAGGATATTCCATTACCAGATTATTTTAATGAAGCATCTGTTAAAGAGTATTTGAGTAAAATAAAGACTCGGAGTGAAATGATTGCTGAAATGCCCGATAGTGTAATTCCTATGGATTTTCATTTGTATAAAATAGAAATTAATGATAATTTTCTTACAATGGAAATAGATTATACTTGGAATATATTTGGAATGTCTTATTCAGGAAATAAAGCGGTAATGAAAAAGTTTAAGAAAATAGCCAGAGATTTATACGGTTATTATGGTGTTACCGAGGAAGATATTGTAAATAAGACAGAAAGATATTCGTCACTGGTAACGAGCTTGAGTTCATAA
- a CDS encoding IS256 family transposase yields MREMMRDYLKNNDISIKDGTDVNSIMRDMMSVILEGALDEELDEELGYSKYDYRNKETDNSRNGHSSKTMHTSYGDMDVAIPRDRNGDYEPQLIKKYQNTVTQDMEEKILSMYAKGMTTGDIESHMRELYDIDISDSTISRITDKILPIVKEWQERPLEEVYAVVFMDAIHYHVRSEGRIVKRAVYIALGIDMNGKKDVLGMYVGENESAKFWLSIMNGLKNRGVEDILIACVDGLNGFPQAIEAVYPKTEIQQCIIHQIRNSTKFVSYKDIKKLMADLKLVYAAPTEETALNELELFKDKWDSKYPKIYKSWHDNWATLSTYFKYPEAVRRLIYTTNAIEGFNRQLRKVTKSKTVFPSDDSLLKMLYLATMDITKKWTGHRQDWGQIHSQLEIYFEERLAGRNL; encoded by the coding sequence ATGAGAGAAATGATGCGTGACTATCTGAAAAATAATGATATCAGCATCAAAGATGGCACTGATGTTAACAGCATCATGCGTGACATGATGTCTGTCATTTTGGAAGGTGCTTTGGATGAAGAACTAGATGAAGAATTAGGATATTCCAAGTATGACTATCGGAACAAAGAAACAGACAATAGTAGAAATGGACATTCCAGCAAAACCATGCACACCAGTTATGGAGATATGGATGTAGCTATACCAAGGGATCGTAACGGTGATTATGAACCACAGCTGATTAAAAAATATCAGAATACCGTAACTCAGGACATGGAAGAAAAAATACTTTCCATGTATGCCAAGGGAATGACAACTGGAGACATTGAATCCCACATGCGTGAATTATACGATATTGATATTTCTGACAGCACAATCAGCCGGATCACAGACAAAATCCTGCCGATTGTAAAAGAATGGCAGGAACGCCCTTTGGAAGAAGTGTATGCTGTAGTATTTATGGATGCAATCCACTATCACGTCCGCAGTGAAGGACGTATTGTAAAACGTGCGGTTTACATTGCCCTTGGTATCGATATGAATGGGAAAAAAGATGTTCTTGGAATGTATGTTGGAGAAAACGAAAGTGCAAAGTTCTGGCTTTCTATCATGAATGGATTAAAAAACAGAGGCGTTGAGGATATCCTGATTGCATGCGTTGATGGTTTAAATGGATTTCCACAGGCAATCGAGGCTGTTTATCCAAAAACAGAGATTCAACAGTGTATCATCCATCAGATTCGTAATTCAACGAAGTTTGTTTCATACAAAGACATCAAAAAACTGATGGCTGATCTGAAGCTTGTATATGCAGCTCCAACGGAAGAAACAGCTTTAAATGAGTTAGAATTGTTCAAGGATAAATGGGATTCCAAGTACCCAAAAATCTATAAATCCTGGCATGATAACTGGGCAACACTGTCCACTTATTTCAAGTATCCAGAAGCTGTAAGACGTTTGATTTATACCACAAATGCCATTGAAGGATTCAACCGTCAGCTTCGGAAAGTGACCAAAAGCAAGACCGTTTTTCCGTCAGATGACAGCCTTTTGAAAATGCTGTATCTGGCAACCATGGATATCACGAAAAAATGGACCGGACACAGGCAGGACTGGGGACAGATCCATTCCCAGCTTGAAATTTATTTTGAAGAACGTCTGGCAGGACGGAACCTGTAA
- a CDS encoding ABC transporter ATP-binding protein/permease translates to MGIAKNLVKSLQMMERRLPLYLLSIFMMTALNALFEVAGSVFMKIIFDCANQGSVYERKSQIIITVIMGILAIIMASIFMCIYNNEAKRMSLKLKMLVFEKSMKFPYVYYEEHHSGEILSKLVYDTDIASNIYSSRLRRVLAPIIFVAVFAVAMMIINPFMTIVLIAFNVILFLINALLSNPMKKVGKKLSKNNAVMTNILSDMIAGAGISKIYDINHKGVLKYKTVNNQYTVEQKEKMRLAALLEMFNSGFDLFCALMFVVLGIILVQQKFATIGEVAAIYTLYTSLSFRFLQLGKNFPELVNCIAYAERIFEFLELPEENKEIISKSILVKPVTQKEDAVVFSNISFGYKDKEKLFNRATYEFPANKLIAAVGPSGCGKSTLAKLLLGFYTIDRGDILIFGKSISELGISKVREQIAYVPQEPYLYNVSILDNIRYARKTASKQEVMEAAKLANAHEFISKMENGYDTVIINRGNNLSGGERQRIAIARAILKDSPVILMDEATSALDNESEQMIADSIASLKKRKTVIMIAHRKKTIQMADSIVEV, encoded by the coding sequence GTGGGTATTGCAAAAAATCTTGTAAAAAGTTTGCAGATGATGGAAAGAAGACTGCCATTATATCTGCTGTCCATATTTATGATGACTGCATTAAATGCTTTGTTTGAGGTTGCAGGCTCTGTATTTATGAAAATTATATTCGATTGTGCTAACCAGGGAAGTGTATATGAAAGAAAATCACAAATAATCATTACGGTTATTATGGGAATATTGGCAATTATAATGGCATCGATTTTTATGTGTATTTATAACAATGAAGCAAAGAGAATGTCATTAAAATTGAAGATGCTGGTATTTGAAAAATCCATGAAATTCCCATATGTGTATTATGAAGAACATCATAGTGGAGAAATTCTGTCAAAGCTGGTATATGATACAGACATCGCATCAAATATATACTCGTCAAGATTAAGAAGAGTTTTGGCTCCGATAATCTTTGTTGCTGTCTTCGCTGTTGCAATGATGATTATTAATCCTTTTATGACAATCGTGTTAATTGCATTTAATGTCATATTGTTCTTGATTAATGCTTTGCTTTCCAATCCGATGAAGAAGGTGGGAAAAAAGCTTTCAAAAAATAATGCCGTAATGACAAATATACTTTCTGATATGATTGCTGGCGCAGGTATTAGCAAAATTTATGATATCAATCATAAAGGAGTACTTAAGTATAAAACGGTTAATAATCAATATACTGTAGAACAAAAAGAAAAAATGCGTCTGGCTGCTTTACTAGAAATGTTTAATAGTGGATTTGATTTATTTTGTGCATTGATGTTTGTTGTGCTTGGAATTATATTGGTTCAGCAGAAATTTGCAACTATTGGAGAGGTGGCAGCAATATATACATTATATACATCGCTAAGTTTTAGATTTTTACAACTTGGTAAAAATTTTCCGGAACTTGTTAATTGCATAGCATATGCAGAAAGAATATTTGAATTTTTAGAACTGCCGGAAGAAAATAAAGAAATTATTTCAAAGTCTATATTGGTTAAGCCAGTCACTCAAAAAGAAGATGCAGTGGTGTTTAGCAATATATCCTTTGGATATAAAGACAAAGAAAAGCTCTTTAATAGAGCTACATATGAGTTTCCGGCAAATAAACTAATTGCTGCAGTTGGTCCATCCGGATGTGGAAAAAGTACATTAGCAAAACTTTTGCTGGGATTCTATACGATAGACCGGGGAGATATTCTGATTTTTGGAAAATCAATTAGTGAATTGGGAATTTCAAAGGTTAGGGAACAGATAGCGTATGTACCACAGGAGCCGTATTTATATAATGTGAGTATTCTGGATAATATTCGATATGCGAGAAAAACTGCTTCGAAGCAGGAGGTAATGGAAGCAGCAAAGTTGGCAAATGCACATGAATTCATATCAAAAATGGAAAATGGATATGATACAGTAATCATAAATAGAGGAAACAATTTATCAGGAGGAGAACGACAGAGAATAGCTATTGCCAGAGCTATATTGAAAGATTCTCCTGTTATACTTATGGATGAGGCAACATCGGCACTTGATAATGAATCAGAGCAAATGATTGCGGATTCAATAGCAAGTTTAAAAAAGAGAAAAACAGTAATTATGATTGCACATAGAAAAAAGACTATTCAAATGGCAGATAGTATTGTTGAAGTTTAG
- a CDS encoding ABC transporter ATP-binding protein/permease gives MRTQHTIRRIMLKYCYLFVVAGILSYILSELVVIGSEIISNAINAMFDGDNIDIEYVAGNTLLIIIISMVVTYIKSITNELFSIKVQKDCKNITVESLERVQYRFFEKNEGTIINKLTSDINDMGKLLSEIFPEILQYAVTIITISIALVKMNWLIFAGIVVTFPLVIFTSDMIAKKINDLARKRRGKYDELADIALDNIEGIEVAKAYAIEETLGLRVSSKAKEILKNEYSRNRYQALANGIVLLMKWVPSVGCSLIALFLVLKNTITIGEFMSFLVLFGKISTSLSELPFRIIDAREMLISVKRIEELLCAPKEVSGDYKGSELKNVENIIELKNVSFSYASGNTKCFENRILKDINVSIKQGEKVAIVGASGAGKSTLLKLLCGFEEVDEGDYYLCGQVFSKWDINEARRLISYVPQDSFLFPETILENLAYGAKNIDIEKVENACKKAGIYQKVCELPDGFNTEVGERGANLSGGERQRLSIARAIYKNSPIILLDEPTSALDEQTEKIISKTISENHENTVIIIAHRLSTIKNVDRIYCMDKGEIVEVGNHEELIRKNGIYAALYGKEAHN, from the coding sequence ATGAGAACGCAGCATACGATTAGAAGGATTATGTTGAAATATTGCTATTTATTCGTTGTGGCTGGAATTCTTTCATATATTTTATCTGAGTTAGTGGTTATTGGTTCTGAAATTATTTCCAACGCAATTAATGCAATGTTCGATGGCGATAATATTGATATTGAGTATGTTGCAGGTAATACCTTATTGATAATTATAATATCTATGGTGGTAACTTATATAAAAAGTATTACTAATGAACTTTTTAGCATTAAAGTACAAAAAGATTGTAAGAATATAACTGTTGAATCGTTGGAAAGGGTACAGTATAGATTTTTTGAAAAGAACGAAGGAACTATAATTAACAAACTTACTTCTGATATTAATGATATGGGAAAGCTGCTGTCGGAGATATTCCCGGAGATATTACAATATGCAGTAACCATTATAACTATCAGCATAGCTTTAGTAAAAATGAATTGGCTCATTTTTGCAGGAATCGTGGTCACGTTTCCGCTTGTTATATTTACAAGTGACATGATTGCAAAAAAAATAAATGATTTAGCAAGAAAACGTAGAGGAAAGTATGACGAACTTGCGGATATTGCATTAGACAACATAGAGGGTATTGAGGTTGCAAAAGCATATGCAATAGAAGAAACATTAGGGTTGCGGGTTTCATCAAAGGCAAAAGAAATACTTAAGAATGAATATTCGAGGAATAGATATCAGGCATTAGCTAATGGTATTGTTTTATTAATGAAATGGGTACCGTCCGTTGGTTGTTCTCTAATTGCCTTATTTCTTGTATTAAAGAATACGATTACGATAGGTGAATTTATGTCATTTCTTGTGTTGTTTGGTAAGATTTCTACATCGTTAAGTGAATTACCTTTTAGAATAATTGATGCCAGGGAAATGCTGATTTCGGTAAAACGAATAGAGGAGTTGCTTTGTGCGCCAAAAGAAGTAAGCGGTGACTATAAGGGTAGTGAATTAAAGAATGTGGAAAATATTATCGAATTGAAGAATGTGTCATTTTCATATGCAAGTGGTAATACGAAATGTTTTGAGAATAGAATTCTAAAAGATATAAATGTGAGTATAAAACAAGGAGAAAAAGTGGCGATAGTTGGTGCATCAGGAGCTGGAAAATCTACATTGCTTAAGTTGTTGTGTGGATTTGAAGAGGTTGATGAGGGCGATTATTACTTGTGTGGACAAGTGTTTTCCAAATGGGATATAAATGAAGCAAGAAGGTTGATTTCGTATGTACCGCAAGACTCATTTTTGTTTCCTGAAACTATATTAGAGAATTTAGCATATGGAGCAAAGAATATTGATATTGAGAAAGTAGAAAATGCTTGTAAAAAAGCAGGCATATATCAGAAAGTTTGTGAGCTGCCAGATGGATTTAACACAGAAGTTGGAGAACGGGGTGCGAATCTTTCGGGAGGGGAACGACAGAGGCTTTCTATTGCAAGAGCAATATATAAAAATAGTCCGATAATTTTGTTAGATGAACCAACATCAGCATTGGACGAGCAAACAGAGAAGATAATTAGTAAAACAATTTCAGAAAATCATGAAAACACAGTTATTATCATTGCACACAGATTATCTACCATTAAAAATGTTGATAGGATTTACTGCATGGATAAAGGAGAAATTGTTGAAGTAGGAAACCATGAAGAACTGATTAGGAAAAATGGAATATATGCTGCATTATATGGTAAGGAGGCGCATAATTAG
- a CDS encoding AraC family transcriptional regulator: protein MPLPLKPEENIYIDHKILDGTYSMPTMQAASDHYTIGYMVSGDRRWISTKAIRTSHAGDAGISKPHVYHRNCSMSDTPYDRYVIKVKTQIFQPIIDIIGEEELDFICSNYLHFTKDSQKIIHSMYEEMLQEYNKNTSYSQLILQGMVYKLFFYMYENHIPSEEDEHTLYINKFDERIQTSLCYIEDNLMDGSSIEDVAAYVSLSPSHFSRLFKNVTGSSYTDYITDVRLQHTQILLGTTDLSINDIAAKVGVSNGNYISTLFKKRYGITPTDYRKEIKKSM, encoded by the coding sequence ATGCCACTACCTTTAAAACCTGAAGAAAATATTTATATTGACCATAAAATCTTAGATGGAACTTACTCTATGCCTACCATGCAGGCAGCATCCGATCATTATACGATAGGTTATATGGTATCAGGCGATCGACGATGGATTTCCACTAAAGCAATTCGTACTTCTCACGCTGGAGATGCCGGCATATCCAAACCACATGTGTATCATCGTAATTGCTCTATGTCCGACACTCCGTATGACAGATATGTGATTAAAGTCAAAACACAAATCTTTCAACCCATAATTGATATTATAGGAGAGGAAGAATTAGACTTTATATGTTCCAACTATCTTCATTTTACAAAAGATTCTCAAAAAATTATTCACTCTATGTATGAAGAAATGCTACAAGAATACAACAAAAATACCTCTTATTCTCAACTTATCCTTCAAGGTATGGTTTATAAATTATTTTTTTATATGTATGAAAACCATATTCCATCTGAAGAGGATGAACATACCTTGTATATTAATAAATTTGATGAACGTATCCAAACTTCCTTATGTTACATTGAAGACAATCTTATGGACGGTTCATCTATTGAAGATGTCGCAGCTTATGTTTCGCTATCACCCTCGCATTTTTCACGACTATTTAAGAATGTTACCGGTTCTTCATACACAGATTATATTACTGACGTAAGGTTACAACATACGCAAATACTACTTGGAACAACTGATTTGTCAATAAATGATATTGCAGCTAAAGTTGGAGTATCAAATGGAAATTATATAAGTACATTGTTCAAAAAAAGATATGGGATTACTCCCACCGATTACAGAAAAGAAATTAAAAAGAGCATGTAA
- a CDS encoding sortase B protein-sorting domain-containing protein: protein MDDKLVDAANYTLQSGSTIKDDVPKTGDNAPIAGLFALMLISGTVLCITHKKKAVRK, encoded by the coding sequence ATGGATGATAAACTTGTGGATGCAGCAAACTATACACTGCAATCTGGAAGTACAATAAAGGATGATGTTCCAAAGACCGGAGATAATGCTCCGATAGCAGGGCTGTTTGCTCTTATGCTTATCTCCGGAACAGTACTTTGTATCACTCATAAAAAGAAAGCTGTAAGAAAATAA